In the Phaeodactylum tricornutum CCAP 1055/1 chromosome 13, whole genome shotgun sequence genome, CTTGGTGAACTTAGCGTCTGACGGACAAAAATGTTCCGACGGCGTGTTTGGGTGTCATGGTCTTCGAAGATTGCATTTACACGCGACGTTTTAACCCAGCGGTGTTCAAACTCCTGTGAACTCACACTGGACCTGTCTGTCGATACATTCTTTCACACACAGGTTCCGCTGCGTTAAATGTGAGTCGGCGGCTACCTTCGACGTTCTACGAATTCCTAGAGCAATGCAATCTCGCGGTCCATTACATCGTATTGGTGCAAACATCGTTTACTGTCGCAACCCATATTACGCAGGATTTTAAACTTTTTCAAGTTTGTCTGTAAACATGCAAATCTAATAATACTACTTGATCTACGTTGAATTTTGTTGGCAGTGCTGTGCAATATAGGTTACCATATTACCTTACTGACAACTTGTCCAGCGTTTCGGACAacaactttttcttttcgatcCGAAATTGGACCGCCAATTTCTCTTCCCTGCTAGCATCCATACTTTTCACAGTGTCCATTCGTTGGAGTAGGGCTTCATCTTCTTGCAGGGTGGTCTCTTTTGATTGGAGCTCCATTCCGACCGCCGTTCGCGCCGCTAGCCGAGCGGCTGCCTCGTTGGCGGCTCCGCCCGACCCTTCTTCCGCAAAACTGCCGACTGCTTGGCCCGCGGCATTCCATTCGTCCTCTGTCGACACGAGTGCTCGCAAGGCTTGAAGAATGGCCGGGTCTAGGCCCAACACGCGCGTTATCACAACGCCCCCATTGGCGTTGGCAACCTCCGTCTCGTCGTACTTTTTGTCTGAAAGTACCGTCGTTGCACTCCCCAACAATCCGGCACGATTGAGTTTTTCCAACCGTCCCACCGCAAACTTGCGATCCGTGGCCCGTTCCAAGGCTTCAATATCCCACTCTCGTAGAGGTGGCATGACATACACATCGTTTGGATTGTTGCGCTCAACAAATCCGTAGTACTGCAATAGCTGATCGTTGGATCGCGGCCCGTAGGAAATGTAAACTTCGTCACCGGACGGAATAGCTTGATCCGTGGCTAAACTGTAAGCATTAGCAAAGTACTCAAAGGAGACTTGGCCAGCAAATTTAACCGACTGGTGGTTGGCCATATCAATCATGGGACAAATTACGTATCGCCTCTTTTTGAAGAGTTTGGGCAACACAAAGTCCTTGAGTATACTTGCGGAAAAGACCACACCAGCTCCGTTGGCTGCTTGTTCGAGGCTACCCACACCCAGACCCACATAGATTGTGACGAGCAAGAGCGTAAAGGCGTATACTCCTGGATTGAAGGCGGATCCTGTAAATCCTCCGGAGAAGGCTCGTGATCGAGCAATCTCACAACCCCACAGGAACTGCTCCCATGtcaaggacgacgatgaggcTCCAGCTTGCAAGAGCGATTGGTAGTACCGTTTCCAATCTTGTTCTTGACTGGCCACGGCAGTTACCATAGAATCGTACTGTAACTCTTGCCGATTTGCCTCGGACCAATGTATGACGGTATCAAAAGACCTCGGTAGCGAATCCAACCAGGGGCGCATATCAACACCTTCTTTGTCCGCATCGACTTGGTCCAATTTATAGATGTACAGACTCATTTGCACAAACCAGGGCAAGGCCCGTACCTCTGTCTTGCTGCCACTGTCCGAGCTCGCCACCAAGTCCAGAACGGAGCGATCGTCCGGTCCCTCACCGGGAATTTCCACTGTCAAGGCTCGATTGGAGGGCACACTCAGCAAAACTTGATTGGTGGGAATATTGGTGGAGGCGTACCAGCCGAGCCCGTACTCGGCCACTCGAGAATCCAACGCTATTTCCTTGCTTACTTGAACGTCCGCTCTTTGTGCCCAATCCAATACGCTTTGAATGCGATTTTTCCGCGACAACGATTGGAGAGGTGCAACGGACGGCttggcttttgtgtttggtTTCTTAGCACAGAGAATCGTACTCGACTTTGCGCCAGACGAGAATCGGAATGGTGCCGACGGTGGTGGCGCAAGCAATGGCACGGGCTGCGGACGCACAGACCTGCTACGCAGAGCCTGCCAGGCGGTTCTGTGTTCCCCACGTGCAttcgacaacaacatcacGACACACAGCAGGATACTCGTCCGTGTCGGCCACATAGCGAGACTCGGCGGACTACACGTCACCGAGGCAGTTTGAGTTCTCATTGCTACGTCAAGAGACAACGAATCAGCAATCGAGAGGCGGGCGCTGATTGCAGGAAATCTCCCTGGACTGGTCGCGGCGTTGCTTTGGATACTGGTCCCGTTCACCAGTCAGTGGGTATCGgtatctcacagtcaaccctCTTATGCGTATAGGTAGCTAGCGCAACGGGATTTGTGACGTGATGCGATCTCGATTTGACATGTGATTGATCCGTCGATCTGAAATGATATCCGGGTCCTTCCTAATGCCCTCTTTCCTTTGGATTGGTCGAATAGGTAAGGTATGTCGCTGTGTGCGTTGATCACATGCTAGCTAGCAAGCAATCGATTACCGGTACTTACATTAAAAGTACAGGGACCGTACTACGTAAAAGGCATTTGGAGCCGACAACTCGCGGTTGACAGGTCACACAGTTTCCGTCCCCCTATGGCCGGAGTTGTATTGTAGACGATGAGCTCTGCGCCTGTTTcggttgttgttggtgatgTTGCtgacgacgttgacgacGTACCAAACGCCACACTATGGCTGAATCTGAGGATTTGATTCCCGAGAGTCTCCTAGCGATAGCGAAAGACTCTCGTTACGTACAGGAATGTTGCGAGGTCGTTGTCGAGATCTGGCATCGTTGGTGTCCACGCCAACGTCGAGAAAATCTAGAACGAGACGCTTGGTTCTGGAGTCTTGTGTTGTATATTGTCCTGGTTGTGGGATCAAGAGGGAGGACCTTGGGGATGGAAGCACTGGGTCTCTCATACATAAACAGGGATGCATCTCgtacttcgtcgtcgtttaTTTCTCGGTTCAAGTTGCTCAGTACGTCGCTCGGGCTCGTTGCTGCTGTGTATCTTCTTCAAAGTCAAACGTCGGAAACAGACGCTACCCGTGAACGAGTCGAAAATTTGACGGGCTCGTCACGGCGTGATTTTTTCGAAGCCCAAAGAAGAGCGATGATACAACGCAGTCGGCAACCGTCTAGTGATTCTTCCGAGACACTCgttcgttcacagtcaatgccaATGCCAGCTTCCCTTTTTCTTGCAGAATGGAAACAGAAGGCGAAACAGCTTGTGCAAGGTGTGGCAAAAGCGTTATTGCCTTACAACGACTTAACACACGGTCCGCACGACCTACCAGATCAACACTCACAAAGCGAAAGTCCTTCTCAGACTATTGCTACGTGGCTCATTCGATTTCACCTTGGTCTGTACTGCTTGAACGGCCGCTATCCTTCCTGGCTGCATCGGATACTGGGTCATCAACTGCACTCCGTCGATCCGCAATCTTCTCGTTTGGTGAACAAGCCGACTAGTGTTCGAATCGTCGGCCTTTTGCTCCTGTCGCAGTCGGCAGCTGCAGCGTTGCTAGGATTCTCCCGAGTCCTCCTTCGCTGGTGGATCGACACCCGGGACGGCCCGTCACTCAGCACGAATGTGCGCGGCTCGTCAATTAAATTTATTGGAGCGCGACATTCCGCTGCACACAATCCGGGTGTTGTCGAGAGCAACACGTCGTGTGCGATTTGTCGCCAACCCCGGCGACATCCGGCCTGCCCCGTGACTTGCGGCCACTGCTTCTGCTGGTCCTGCCTCCAATCTTGGATCATGACACGCGGTGAATGCCCCTTGTGCCGGGTAAAGTGTACGCCCTCCCAGGTACTGGCACTGTATCGGTACGCGCCCGCTACGCCGGGAGCGACTGTGACTAGTCGCGGCGAGTACAGCGTCAAGCGCTGACACAGGCTAGGAGAATAAGACGGTCAGTGAAAGTAGAATACAATCACTTGGTCATATTCTACAAACGATGGAGGCAGTCGGTGATTGAGCGACATTCGAGCATCCTCCCGTGCCTAGTCTAGTTTTGTTAGACGATGTACGATTGGACGGGTTCGGTCAAAAATCACGTCTGCAAACAGAGGAAATATTTAAATCTCGAATTTTCGCGACGCTTGGCACGAACATTTGCTTCTGGTTTCATTGATTGTATCCAAGTCATTTCAATAAAATGCATTGTCATTTTGCACCAATTTGGCGACAGGTTTGGGGTCAACAGGAAGAATCTGGATATCATCGTCTCTCGACCGAGCTTCGCTGTCGAGCAAGTGAATGGCGCTCAAGACAGATTCCGGATTCACACAATCACGAGGTGTCGAAATCGAATGAGACTTCTGGGTAATACGAAAGTACACTCGATTGTGGATGTACAGGCGAGGTTGGCCAGGAGTTGCTTCGGTGAAAAGGACGATACAACGGCAGTCAATTTTACGACCGTCGTCGGTGACGGGATTTTTCAAGTAGCGTTGAACGACGCGACTTTCGCCACCAGCATCAATAGGTCTCAGAACCTGAGCCGAGCCGGTAGTAACCAAATACCCTTTTGATGGCGTCCTGCGTGCGGGTTTGAGATTACGCGTGGGATTTTCTCCGGGCTCGATTATCATGTGGTATGCACCAACAAAAGCGGCCAGTTGCACATCCTAATGGAGTGTTTTCGTGGACGAGAGGGAGGCCAGTTTAAGTCAAAAGTGAGTTACATTCGTCTAGCTGAATGGTCTAGTAGAACGAAACCAAAATAAACACTCGGGGCAGTGTAGACTTACGTTTTCTACGTTTATAAAGTTTTTTGCAAGCAAACGCTTCCATATATTTGGAGGAAGAAtcaaaacaaaaaagcaTGACATGATAGACACTAGGACGGCAAGTATATAGTGTTTCTCTGCGACGAGCAGACTTCATGTGTACAATTTGACAGGGTAGGCCATATAGTTTGAAGAAAGCGCGGGACAGAAAGTTGACAAACACATTGCAGTGCAGGTGCTTGTCTCGTTTACATGCAAAATAGAGAATGGAAACCAAGATTCTCTTGATAGACTGTCAAGGATCAGTTACCTTCCATTAAAACAAATCGTGCTTGCATGACACCAAAAATTCATGAGGTGGAGGAAAGACACGAATGAATGATCATGGCTCCAAGCATAACTACTCTAATCCTACATTAGTAGCACATTCCCCCAAAAGGAATAAAGCGACGCATGGTAAACCGAACGCTCTTTCCTCGGCGCTTATACGTGCGAAAGAGAGTTCAATGTTAAATATAACGGCAAACAATTCTATTCTCGGTACGACGGTGTGATGGCCTGGAATCGCTCTCCTCTTCGCGCGAGGTGGCTTGCGTGCATGACTTAACGGATTAGAATGCAAAATTATAATCGAAATATTTCGATCTTCTCTTTAAAATCCCGATACTATTGCGTTTTGATTGTAGATCAAGAACTTGAATAAGATATcatatatatacatatatattGTATACAAATATATGTTGTCATGATCCTGCGCAGAAAAACGATCGCAAATCATTCCGATCGCTAGTGCCCTGTAAACGAGGAATAAAAACGAAATTAAACATTGCGTACCGTCGTTGACATAAGGTACGATGACTGCCTGGCACAGCTCATCAAAGAGAGGGCTGTTTGTTGGATCACCTCCCTTTAAGCAAATAAGCACACTACAGTGGTCGAGATTATTCCTGGTAGTATGGGCCCTGTTCATGGCGGCAACGGCAGCTGTCTTCCATTATCAGGTTGCCGTCTTCACGGTCCTTCCGGACTCGACTCTCCGGGCTACAACCTTCGTAACAAACAATTCCCACGAGGACGAGGGATATCAAAAGTATGACTTCAAAGTTCAAAGCCAGATGGCTCCAACATGCTCGCCACTGAAGGCGCAAGATATTGACTTCACTCTTGTCACGCAACTTTCTCCTGATCGTCTCAAACTCATGAAACTGCACTGCGAGCGCTGGGGCAACCATCCAATTTCTCTAGCTGTTGCAGCTGCAATGGATCCAGAAATAATTTTGTCGACATTATCCGAGTATGGTTGCAACACTGAAATGATTACAGTGAGCTTGCTTAGTGACTTCACTTCAAATGAAGATTATCCAGTAAACCGCCTTCGAAATCTTGCCATGTCCCACGTCAAAACAAGCCATGCTCTTATGATCGACGTTGATTTGTTTTGTCGTCAGACCTATACCAGACGCTTCATCTGCATCGTGAAACTCTTTCCGGTGACCACTTAAACGCGCTGGTTGTCCCCGCCTTCGAGCTTAGCAAGGTTTGCGATCCCAAAAGAGCGCCATGTGCGGCTCACAACTTGGCCAAACTTCCGAAAACCAAGGACGCTTTATTGAAGCTGTACGAAACTGTACGTCTTCCCAAATTGCATGTCGCGCAATTTAACCGAGATACCAATTTTCATGGACATTCGAGTACGCGCTATACAGACTGGATAACACAACCTGCGAGGCAGCTTCTACATATTGAGTGTGTGACTTCCGATCGCTACGAGCCCTACATTGTTGTCCGTCATTGTCAAAGCCTTCCACCGTTTCAAGAAGCATTTGTTGGTTTTGGCCAGAACAAAATTACATGGATTCAGCAAGTCCTACGAATGGGCTACAAATTTTATCAAATCGGCGAAGGCTTTGTCATCCATTTGCCTCATGTAAAATCACCTGCATCTCAAAAGTGGTACGCCGATAAAAGAAAATTTATGAGAGACATCACCAAGTTGAAGGTACAAAAAATAGGGAAAGCTTTCCGGTTTTGGATGAGAAACGAAGTGCCGGATAATACGCAAGTGTCTGTTTGTTCACAAGGGCAACAACTACCTGGGTAAATGATTGACTATCAATTAATATTTTGGAGCCTTTTCCGCTCTTAATGGAATGCCACACATTTGGAATCCATGCTGTAGCTAGCAAACAAATGCACAAGAAGGCATCTCGCTCTGGACTAGAAAGGTCTGTAGGGGAGTCTGGCTGAGGACAATAAGCTTGGGACTAGGAACTTTACGGCTTTGATTCATACCCAAGGCAAATCTTCTAGGATCAAAAGAATCCTTAAAGACTATCCCTCACGTAAAGTTTAGTTGCTTGAACAAACATTTATTTTGGTATATTGTCAGCAAGTAGCAACGCGTGCACAATTGGTTTCGTATTTATAAGTGCTGTCGTTTTTCTGGTAACAACTTTGGCCGTCGTAGAATATCTCCAATTCAGGCGAGCGCGGTAAACTTAATTCCAGCGGGACTTGAAGGTTGGCTTACTAACTGCTAGGGATCCTCCAAGTCTTTTTAAAGGTGGTCTATTTCATCCTTCTCTGTAGTAGCTCTAACTAGAGAAAGCCATCGGAACAAGTAATAATGTAAAGTACATAAACTGCAAAGCGGGAGAGAAAAAGTGAACGTAACCCAACGCCAACGAGGTATCAATTTTAAATTATACATATTTATTTATTTAGCTATACTaaatttggaaaaatgcaCCGGGTGGACAAAAGAAATATCGAGTGCAATCACACACATTCTATTTACCCTTTCTCGCCGAGCCAGTTTCAAACTCTGCCCTCAGCTCTTTCATCAAAGCAGTACGAGAAAAACGTCCGTTACATAGTAGTGTACTCTTGTCCAGACGGTCAGACCGTGCATGCATGGCTTGTGTTTCCGACAAGAAAGTGGCTTTGACAAACCGTCTACGTGTGTGATTATTCCGATCGTCCAACAGCTCGCTTGCTTCCCCGGTGCTCCCCAGACTCTTATGCCCAACGTTTTCTCATGGAAACATCCGTATGCAATAGCTCCAGCAATCCACGATACGGCCCATTGGAGCCTCGCCGTCGAAAAACTAATATACAAAGGATGCTACGACAGGAGAGTGGTGGTCGGGCATCCACCTACCGTCTACGAATTACCCAGCCCTGTCCAATCCTTTTGCTGCTTCTTTTACTAATCGCACAGTCTTCGGTGTTTGTATGGTACCACACCTGTGATGAAGCATTTTTTGTAGACCGTCCCATCAATGAACAAGGCATCCCAGCATTTTACAAGCCTTCCGAACATGATTTCTGTAAGAGCTTCGTCCGGCACGGGCTCTTTTCGCTTCTGGGGAATGGAATGGTTCCGAATGACGGTAAAATCGAGAACGACCTCTTCAACACAGCAGCGCACACCCCGAAAGACCGCACTACCTTGTCCGCTTCACGTCGTGCTTCTGCAGATTTGAAGATGATCAAAGCCACAATCGCTGGAGAACCGACAAAGGCTACTGGGCCTGAGGACAGCTCTGTTTCGCGCGATTTCATGAATACCTCTGCATCAAAAGAAGAGCATCTCGAAGTGTATGGAGGAGTTCCAGGCAAGAATCAACATACAGATGAAGCAATTCAACCGGTTTCCATGTTACTGCTCCGAGCTGTCGGAAACTCTCTTCCACCGCGTCACAGCGCTGAACAAACACTAAGAAATCTGGACTTTGTCCTGACGTACGAGGAAGCTTTCCCAAATCTGTCTCGCCATTGGTTCCTGAACCGGCTTGTGGATCCACAGGTAGAGCAGCAAGTGGTGCAAAGGCTTCAACAAGCAAACGAATCCTATACGATTATTCCCTTCGATTTGAAGTCCTACGACTCCCACGTGTAtcgtttcgatttgttgGACTTTCCCGATCAAATTCATTCGACCTACTCATACAACACGTACACAGGGTTTTTCCTCGGGTTGAATGCCGAGGATCGTATTATGCGTGATAAGCTGGTGTATACTGCCAACGTCAATGGAGTTCGCAATGAAATGCTCAATTATGGCAGGCACCTTAGTTCTGCAGAATACATTCTCCCGTTTGACGGCAACTGCTTTCTCGCTCGAAACGCTTGGGAAGCTATGCAGCGGAATATACAACACAATCCAGCGGCAAAGTACTTTGCCGTTCCAATGGATCGTCTTGTCGAGGAAAATGCAGCACTGCTGTCAGGTTCATACAAGCCCAATCCAGTCGAAGAACCCCAAATTATATTTCATCGAACGTCAATAGCCAATTTCAATCCAAATTTGCCTTACGGTCGTCGTAACAAAGTGGACTTGCTGCGTCGGTTGGGTATTAAAGGCATTTGGGAAAACAATGAAGGGAATAAGTGGGATGTCATCCTAGAGGCAACAAACCCAGTTGCGGAGATAGAAGCAAACGTGATCGAAATGACTGGAACGGCTGGATGGATCTCTCGGCTGTACTCAGGGAACAAAAATGCGGAGTTGACTGATGCGGGTGCTTCTACAACTCGGGTCAGGATGCGTCGTACAGCAATATCGACGCTACTGGACCGTTTGGACTTGCGTGCAGCTGTGACCTTGTACAATTTTACTTCCAATACGATGCTTTTCTATGACGAGCAGCAGCTGTACCAATCGCATTTACTTTGGAAAAATGGACAATTGCAAAATCCAATGATCAACAGCTTAATGGAAAAGGCTGCCCAATCCCTAAACGAAGGTCCTTGGTCTGTTGTGGACAAACGATCATTCGGCTGCGGGCCCTCACTGAGTTGTCGTGACTACTACAACCCCTGGCCATACATGTGGCCGCAGCGCAACGAATCCGGTAGTATCGATTGGACAAGGGAGTTTGTAATGAACAACGGTGAAATCCTTCCGGGAAGTGTATTGTATACTGAAGGAAGTGAGCACTTTGACTACACGCGCTTAGAGTCGATGCAGCGCAATACTACCGTTTTAGCGCTGGCCTATGCAATATCTGCCAACCAGTCCTACGCCGAAAAGGCTGCTGCCAACCTTCGTGTATGGTTTCTTGAACCGGGGACCAGAATGAATCCCAACCTCTCGTACACTCAGGTTGCGTGGGTGGGCAATCCGCCCCAGTGGAGACGAAAAGCCTTTGGCACGATCGAAATGAGTGGTGTGTACTTTTTTCTGGACGCAGTTAGGATAGTAGAAGGCTCCGGAGCCCTCTCGATTCTGGAGATCCATAATTTACGAAGATGGTTTCGCGAATACCTTCATTGGCTATATATGTCCAACGGACGGAAAGAAGCTTCTGAATTCGATCCAAATGGCGGCATACCGGAAGTGTTTGCACCAAATCATATCGGTCTTAACTTTGATATACAGCTTGCTTCTGTTGCCGCATATTGTGGCAATCTTTCCTTGGCAGTCCGCACTATCCATAGGGCTGTTTCTCGTCTAGATGCACATGTCAACTCTACCGGTGCGATGCCAAAGGAACAACGGGTGGGCAGCTGCGAGCACTTTACCGCCTTGGCCTTGAACGGGTGGTCGGTGGCTGCTCGTGTCGCTTCATCGATAGGGATTGATTACTGGCGACGATTCCGGGTGGCGAATCGAAACATTTCCAAGCTGTGCCTTGCCATGGAATACGGCAACCCACTCCTGGACAACCGAGAGACTTGTGCAGGCGACGGAGCTCCGATTGATCCCTCCCGCTGGTGGCCACTCTTTTTCGAAGCCAAGTCACGGTGTCCTCACTTAGAAACGCGCTACCTTGTACAGAATGAGCGCGATCCGCCGGAGCATAGTGACTTTCCTAGTCATCACAACCTGATTTCGGGCTCCAACATGCCATACTCAGGCGTAGCACCCTTTTGGAATTTGAATCTGCCACCGTAGCCACAACATATTACCATGATAGTAACGACAACACTTTACCATTCTAAACCGCCCTCCCCCTCAATCGAAAAACGGCACAACGTGTTTGCATACGTTGCCTATGCGTATATCAAACATCAATAGTGCCGTTCTTGGCAGTTCAATTCCGGCACAAATCCGCGTTTGTGCCGTCTTCCTGTATTGTCTTTAGCGGTGTGAAATTGCTGGACACGACGTTACGAAACAAACAATCAAATACCTCTGTATTGTAGGCTCGATATAAATTGTCGTCGCGCTCATACGCATCGCATACGGCATTGTTAGCTGGACAGAAAGTGACTTCCGTCAACGTAGGCTCAATTTTTGGTACCGACTGTGAGGTCAATCCGTCGTCAATTTCCTGTGAATCGATTGCAAACATGCAATCGACACCATACACGGCACGCGAATTAGGACTCTCCGCCATGGTGGGAAAACCTCGGGTCATGCCGTCAAATAACTCACGAACCATGACTTGGATTTTAGGCCAGATGCAATCCTTCCAGTCAAACGCAGTGTAATCCTGCTCCAACTTGGCGATAGTTTTGGTGTCGAAAGGAAGAATATGGATATCGTCGTCGGTCGACCGAGCTTCGCTATCGAGCAAGTGAGTGGCGGTCAAGACAGATTCAGGATCCATACGATCACGAGGTGTCGAAATCGAATGAGACTTGTGGGCAATACGAAAGTACACTCGATTGTGGATGTACAGGCGAGGTTGGCCGGGAGTTGCTTCGGTTAAAAGTACGATACAACGGCAGTCAATTTTGCGGCCGTCGTAGGTGACGGAATTTTCCAAATAGCGTTGAACGACACGACTTTCGCCACCAGCATCAACAAGTCTCAGAACCTGAGCTGAGCTGGTAGTAACCAAATGCCCTTTGGATTGCGTCCCGCGTGCAGGTTTGACAATCCACGTGGGTCTTTCGCCCCGCTCGGTCGCCATATAGTGCGCACCAACAAAAGCGGCCAGCTGCACGTCCAAGTCGAAGGTCTCCATGGACCAGACAGGACGAGGCAAGCCATGCTGATTCAGCAATTCACGAGCCAAGTGATCCTTTTGCACGAAAGCACCTTCATAGGGAAATTGGTTAATGAAAAACTGCTGTCCGTTGTCGCGCTTGCGCTCGACCGCTTCTTGGAGTGCCCCGGCAGCGAAAAGAGATTTGTAGGAAAAAATAATGTCAGCGTCATCGATTGAATTCGTCAAAACATAGTGCTGAGGCGAAAGACCAGCTTCTGGATGACCTAGTTCCATGGGATCGTTCGTGTCGGTGTAAACTTTGTACACTTTATGTTCGACGCTGTTACAATCACTCTGGAAACAGAGATGCGATTTAGCTGACGGCGTCCTCGATGCGGATTGCAAAGACAGTTTCAATTGGTTTTGCTGCTGATATTCCACCAACTTGTCGGCTTGCTGCTGGAGTTGCTGCTGGAGTTGCTGCTGTCGAACAAAATGCAGATTTCGGACAAAGGAGGCGTAGTGCTGTTTCACCATTGTGATGTGTGGTCCGGAAGCTTTTTCACGTCCCAGTAGGGCCACGTACCGAACGGCTCGTGTGAGTGGATCCGAGCACGCGTAGGCTGGCACTAAATCCACTGTAGGCAGACGGCATACCAAACGCGTTCGGATGTTTGGACTTTCGTGGGCGGTATCGATAGACCGTTGATTCCAGTATTCCGGGGAAACGTATCCTAAAAATGTGTCAATGACTTGTCGTTCGCTACCATGCTGCACGTGATATTGGAAGGGAAAGGGTCCGGTAAGATCTGCTTCGGCTTGTTCTGGTTGTTCGCATTGGGGATAGTAGGGTGGTGCTGGTAGGGCTGCCCGGATCGTGTTGTGGGACCCGGGTTGTCGGTAGAGGACAATGCGCGACCACACGCGGTCGTCGCAGAGGCGATTCAATAGATCTTGGCGGACGGCAGCCGGGTCGCCTCTCACCGCCGTCGCATCGTAGTCGCCGTTTCCGTTATTGTGACAAGCTCCACGAAAAGAATCTTCCGTCCACAAATCCGTGAGACCTTGATCCACCGCCAGCAAGACCTCATCGGGGAGTGTGTCCAGTGCGTCCCATAGACCACGGCTGGGGTGATGATGGTGAAATCTGCTGCTATTGTCTGGACTAGGGTCGGAATTCGCCGTCATGTTCCAGGAACAGACGTGTGGGATGACTACCATGGAACCGTACTCGGTACGGTAGGTTTCACTCAAAGGGTCGTGTCCAATCCAGTGGGAGGGATGAAAGGACGAGCCTGGTGTATTGTCCTTTCTGTCGGCGTTGGTCGATGCGTTGGAGTGGACAACAAAGACATCTTCTAGTTGCTGTTGCAAGGTTGCGAACAACGCA is a window encoding:
- a CDS encoding predicted protein — translated: MSCFFVLILPPNIWKRLLAKNFINVENDVQLAAFVGAYHMIIEPGENPTRNLKPARRTPSKGYLVTTGSAQVLRPIDAGGESRVVQRYLKNPVTDDGRKIDCRCIVLFTEATPGQPRLYIHNRVYFRITQKSHSISTPRDCVNPESVLSAIHLLDSEARSRDDDIQILPVDPKPVAKLVQNDNAFY
- a CDS encoding predicted protein, with translation METSVCNSSSNPRYGPLEPRRRKTNIQRMLRQESGGRASTYRLRITQPCPILLLLLLLIAQSSVFVWYHTCDEAFFVDRPINEQGIPAFYKPSEHDFCKSFVRHGLFSLLGNGMVPNDGKIENDLFNTAAHTPKDRTTLSASRRASADLKMIKATIAGEPTKATGPEDSSVSRDFMNTSASKEEHLEVYGGVPGKNQHTDEAIQPVSMLLLRAVGNSLPPRHSAEQTLRNLDFVLTYEEAFPNLSRHWFLNRLVDPQVEQQVVQRLQQANESYTIIPFDLKSYDSHVYRFDLLDFPDQIHSTYSYNTYTGFFLGLNAEDRIMRDKLVYTANVNGVRNEMLNYGRHLSSAEYILPFDGNCFLARNAWEAMQRNIQHNPAAKYFAVPMDRLVEENAALLSGSYKPNPVEEPQIIFHRTSIANFNPNLPYGRRNKVDLLRRLGIKGIWENNEGNKWDVILEATNPVAEIEANVIEMTGTAGWISRLYSGNKNAELTDAGASTTRVRMRRTAISTLLDRLDLRAAVTLYNFTSNTMLFYDEQQLYQSHLLWKNGQLQNPMINSLMEKAAQSLNEGPWSVVDKRSFGCGPSLSCRDYYNPWPYMWPQRNESGSIDWTREFVMNNGEILPGSVLYTEGSEHFDYTRLESMQRNTTVLALAYAISANQSYAEKAAANLRVWFLEPGTRMNPNLSYTQVAWVGNPPQWRRKAFGTIEMSGVYFFLDAVRIVEGSGALSILEIHNLRRWFREYLHWLYMSNGRKEASEFDPNGGIPEVFAPNHIGLNFDIQLASVAAYCGNLSLAVRTIHRAVSRLDAHVNSTGAMPKEQRVGSCEHFTALALNGWSVAARVASSIGIDYWRRFRVANRNISKLCLAMEYGNPLLDNRETCAGDGAPIDPSRWWPLFFEAKSRCPHLETRYLVQNERDPPEHSDFPSHHNLISGSNMPYSGVAPFWNLNLPP
- a CDS encoding predicted protein; protein product: MAESEDLIPESLLAIAKDSRYVQECCEVVVEIWHRWCPRQRRENLERDAWFWSLVLYIVLVVGSRGRTLGMEALGLSYINRDASRTSSSFISRFKLLSTSLGLVAAVYLLQSQTSETDATRERVENLTGSSRRDFFEAQRRAMIQRSRQPSSDSSETLVRSQSMPMPASLFLAEWKQKAKQLVQGVAKALLPYNDLTHGPHDLPDQHSQSESPSQTIATWLIRFHLGLYCLNGRYPSWLHRILGHQLHSVDPQSSRLVNKPTSVRIVGLLLLSQSAAAALLGFSRVLLRWWIDTRDGPSLSTNVRGSSIKFIGARHSAAHNPGVVESNTSCAICRQPRRHPACPVTCGHCFCWSCLQSWIMTRGECPLCRVKCTPSQVLALYRYAPATPGATVTSRGEYSVKR
- a CDS encoding predicted protein; this encodes MTAWHSSSKRGLFVGSPPFKQISTLQWSRLFLVVWALFMAATAAVFHYQVAVFTVLPDSTLRATTFVTNNSHEDEGYQKYDFKVQSQMAPTCSPLKAQDIDFTLVTQLSPDRLKLMKLHCERWGNHPISLAVAAAMDPEIILSTLSEYGCNTEMITVSLLNLYQTLHLHRETLSGDHLNALVVPAFELSKVCDPKRAPCAAHNLAKLPKTKDALLKLYETVRLPKLHVAQFNRDTNFHGHSSTRYTDWITQPARQLLHIECVTSDRYEPYIVVRHCQSLPPFQEAFVGFGQNKITWIQQVLRMGYKFYQIGEGFVIHLPHVKSPASQKWYADKRKFMRDITKLKVQKIGKAFRFWMRNEVPDNTQVSVCSQGQQLPG
- a CDS encoding predicted protein; this translates as MWPTRTSILLCVVMLLSNARGEHRTAWQALRSRSVRPQPVPLLAPPPSAPFRFSSGAKSSTILCAKKPNTKAKPSVAPLQSLSRKNRIQSVLDWAQRADVQVSKEIALDSRVAEYGLGWYASTNIPTNQVLLSVPSNRALTVEIPGEGPDDRSVLDLVASSDSGSKTEVRALPWFVQMSLYIYKLDQVDADKEGVDMRPWLDSLPRSFDTVIHWSEANRQELQYDSMVTAVASQEQDWKRYYQSLLQAGASSSSLTWEQFLWGCEIARSRAFSGGFTGSAFNPGVYAFTLLLVTIYVGLGVGSLEQAANGAGVVFSASILKDFVLPKLFKKRRYVICPMIDMANHQSVKFAGQVSFEYFANAYSLATDQAIPSGDEVYISYGPRSNDQLLQYYGFVERNNPNDVYVMPPLREWDIEALERATDRKFAVGRLEKLNRAGLLGSATTVLSDKKYDETEVANANGGVVITRVLGLDPAILQALRALVSTEDEWNAAGQAVGSFAEEGSGGAANEAAARLAARTAVGMELQSKETTLQEDEALLQRMDTVKSMDASREEKLAVQFRIEKKKLLSETLDKLSVR